In Euwallacea fornicatus isolate EFF26 chromosome 6, ASM4011564v1, whole genome shotgun sequence, the DNA window AGTGCACTGCACGCCATCACTCCACACACCCCAACTAAAAACTAATTCCTAGTATTATACATAGTATGATTATAGTATGAGATAATGAGTATGTAATATGCCTGATATTATATACTCATtatcttattttattaataatattctttcaaatatatttaaatgcaatttttgccAGCTTCGATAAAAACCATAAGGAGCTCTCTCAGCACAGCAAGGTTCATTCGAAGGACGAAGTCTACATCTCGATAGAACTAGGTGATGATTGTATTGACAAAATGTTCCTTCTTCTCATGATACCCCCATCAGGTAAACTGCGCTCGTAAAACCCCTAAAAGacgtcataaattttttttatatagatgGGACCTACAGAGCTGGAAAAATGGGTCaaggtcaatttttttttgaggaatCGTCCAATGATACTGTGGCATCTATTATTATGTCCCCTTACAGTTTCTTAATTCGTGGGCCTACTGTATTGAGAATTTTCAGTGTAGAAAAACCGTACAAAAGGATAGTTGGTCCAGGAGTTGAGGTAAAGTCTcccttttgattttttaccatctTATCTTGATTTTTAACCCATTCGTACTTAGTGTCAATTTATGTTGGAATTACTCGCCCCATTGGGATACATACTGGGGGGCTCCCGGAAATGGTACCCCTCAGGCAAGAAAAACTTTGGTGCGTTTCCTTGTTTATTCCAATTCAAGATCTAATATCAGGCATCTTGTAGTTGTGTGGGATGTGATGGATCAAAATAAGGGTCCAAATAACCTGTATGGTTTGACTTTTAAATGGCGATGCTTGGTGTTGAAGGGAACAGGGATATATATCCAGAACTTTTGCAAGCAATCCTACATGGATAAATTCAGCTGTGTGTCTAATTTCATGGCGGACGGATCATGATAGCTAACTAGGGGTGTTTTAGATCAGAAGAGATTAACAATACCTGCAGGAGCCAGCAAAGTTgagttttcctttaaatttacAGCAACAATtggtttgaaaatagatacaGACCCTAAATATTCAATTACAAGAACGCAGGAAGTGAGCTTTTATGAAAACACTGACGGAGGCATCTTGAGCAtcttgtaataataataataataatgatgatgatgaaattaaatgataaaaagaatatcgatttaggtgtataaaaaattgtctaCCAAAGGATAAAACAACTCGGCCTTCAATGAGTCTGGTCTTAAAGGCTGTCCTCAAGAAGTGGACACTTTCGAATGAAGCTTATTTGTTATGGTCTTGCACGGATATAAGTATATTATGTTGGCTACAGACTTAAGAGTGCCATCAGTTAAGAGGTAATTTACAGCTGATGAACACGAAAGAGAAATATCTTATGACACTTTAAAAAGTCGAAAAGGAGATGAGTTTTACCTGGATCCCGTAGCTTTAGAAAAGGAGAGGAGATATTTGGCCAAAGTGTCTGTAATAGGTTCGTCAcatgtttcaataaaaacaaagtatTTCATTACTTTACGTTTCGATAAGGTGGCCCCAAGGATGGCATGTCAGCAGAATTTGATTTCGCCACCAATCTGCCTCCTCCCCCCTTCTGCCATTTGATCCCCTCCAAGGGGGTCGCCCTGCAGACTTATTTTTCAATCGAGTGTGCCGACTTAAGCCACAACGCACTTATCGAAGTGTTTTCTGTACGGCAAAGCCAGAAAAGTGCCCTTATTTCCCCCAgctaaataatgttttaacaCGAAAACGATTGCAGCCTCCCTGGTGTTAAGGTCCCATACCCTAATTGACAACTTTTTCTATTTGCCTGCTGGGTCTGATGTTTTAATGAACATTACTTATCTGGAGTACGACCATTCTTCTTCGTTCTACCTAAGGGCCGTTGTAAGATTTAATTCGAGCTCATTTGAAGCAGTTACTAAATGTAACTCATAAAGGTGTCTGATGGTCTGGACTTAGAGGGCAAATCTGAGGAACAAATCTCAGAAATTATCACCAATAAACTTGACGCTGCAATGGGCATCATTAAATCTGGAAATACTGGTTTACCCTTACAAGAAGTGATGGCTATCGTCAGCGAATATTCAAAATCGCCGCATGTCGCCAAATCGTTGAAAACTGAACTGGACAAGAAAGTGGTCTCCGCCCTTGAAATTGTGAGCACTACTCAACTTCAATGTGGAAAAATACATCTCAGTCTCGTGTATAGATTGATTTAGACACAGGAGACGTTGCGCAGAAAGTTATGGACATTTTGGCGTTAGTCGATGAGAGATATGAGAAAGCGCACCCTGATTTGACCATCATGGCTCTGGAGATATGCATGAAGGCCCAGCCTGTGTTGTACAGCGAGGTTGAGCATGCACAGAATCCCCAATCCTTGAGGATCCAGATCgagaaaattataaagtaAATTAACGTTAAATGTGTTGTCCTTGCTTAAAAGGAATTTAATTggtattttattactaattttcCATGGAGATTCATTTTGCTTACTGCAGATCAATTTCATCATGCTCTCAAATGGGTCTCAAAGAAAATCCCGATTCAGTGCAAACCAAAAACCTCAACATCACAATTCCCCCAACTAAAGTCCCTCCCTTGCCCATCCCCATGCCCACCGAAGACTATCCAGACTACATGGATGATGAAGAATCATCTGATAACATTGCCAaggttttgaataattttcctaTAGAACTTAAAACAACGTAGAAGTATTGATGTTATAGTTTGAAATTGCCGCTCAAAATATGGGTAAAATGTGCTTCTCCAACGCGGAAATGATGGTGTTCACGATGGTGCCTGAAGAGGATCCTGTGGTCACCAAAGAGGGCCTCATGGATATTGTAGCCGGGCGCATGTAGCATCGTTTTAATGTTTGATTTTAAAGTCTTCTATGGGGCGATTTGTAGGTACTGCCGTGAAGTTCCTTACAGGAAAATGAAAGCCGGGCAAAACTACAGTCTTTGGGTTCGGCCTTCATCAAGAGAGTGTTTCCAGAAGAAGATTCCTCTGGTGGATACTTtggtattaatttttcttgctAATTTCACTTTTGCCGAAAGGGCCTATCGCGCTAAAATCGAAACTTTAAGcacttttttctcaatttatattacaattttttttatattaagtgTGGTTATTTGCCATTCTATCTTACTAGAAATGTCCTCATTTTTACGTTGCGAAAGTAGGACACAATATGGCAATAGACCTTGACTAAGAACATATCGTGTTCCGAATTCTGGCACACCACCACAGACTTATCACTCAAGACACTCTTCGCATGAATAAACGTAAATTGCCATTGGTCCGGTTATTAACAGTTCCTTGCGGCTCTTTTACCTGATTGGACGATTTGAATATGCacagaaaaattggaaaatattaacacTTCATTGGTTTTCATTGGCACAGTCTGTCGCATGTCCAACCAATCAAAAGGTCAAGAGCTTCGTAACTTTTCTAAACGTATAGATACTTCTATAAACTGAACTCTACTATTTTGTATTTgcctacagggtgtttgataAATGGTTTGACGGCATTTTTTGAGTGGCAGGAGAAGTCATACGGAATCGATTAAACCTAATTTACACCTATCAAAACTTCACCGTTTTCGATATGCGATTTTGTatgattttttacgaattttaagtttaagctTTAATAACTTTACGGTTAATAGTGCAACCGGCTTGAGCTAAATCTATTTTGTAACGTGACTACATGACTCTTATAAATAAGCcataaaagttcaaatttgtaaaaaatcagttaaaaaaaatcatatctcaaaaaccctAAGATTTTGCATCAAGGTAAATTACGTTGAATCGATTCCAACTGACTTCCCCTATCACGCagaaaattttgtcaaatcatctaccaaacaccctgtataatacgcTCGACAACTGCTTTTTTATTCTAGCTGTGCACAATCTATGAAAACCCTTATTGGTACATTGATAACATCACCCTGATCACCCCTGTAATATTCCTGAAGTTCTTGGGCAGCGGGTTCCTTCGATCGACCGAAAGCATTGAATTAGGACCTCGTAGGTCCTCGTTTCTTCGATCAATATACACACGcacagaaaagaaaatttcagaCTTTTTTACAGTAAATTTGCCAATTAACAACTCTGTATCCATAAAAGAGGAAGTGCATCAAGCTGAAATGCCAAACAAATCAATCTCCTCTTTAGATGAAGAAAGTTTCTATGAGTGCGTTTCTATTCATCGCATTTTTGTAGCTGCAAATCAGAGGTTTACCATCACTTTTAAGGATTTGCTACGTGAAATTGAGGTAAATTAtctttaagcaaaaaaatcaatacaatGACAATCTCAGTATAACAAAGGTGACGGTGACCCACTTCGAGAAGCCCTCATACCAATACTTCAAAGCCCGACACACTGTTCTGAGCCCCTCCCGCAATATCATTCATATAAGAGAAGTGCACGATTACGActgtttttggtttttgagcGTTTTGTCTCAAACGAAGGGTGAGAACTATAAATTCTCAGTATCAACTGCTGGTTGCCTCCAATGGAATGAGACTTCAAGGCGTTGGGAAGAGGCCTGCGTGGCCTCATTTGGTTCAGAGTTCGTTGAATGTTCCTGCAGCAGTGGCAGCATTTTAACAGGATTTCGAAGTGGAATTAGAGTTATCCCGGAAAATGAGGTTCTTGCCATGGAATTTGAGCTGGAACTCAAATTTTGTTGGGTGATTTTCACAGTCACAGCAATTACCTTCGTGATTTTTACCGCAATGCTGCTTTATGCTTCATTTGAGACCCCTTATAATGTAAGTTTATGCGGGCCTCATCGTATGAAGGGTGTCCAAGCTTTTTGTAACAGGATTTTAACCACGTAGTCTAcacaacaaaataatattaatttactaTATTAACTTTATTCGAGAAACACTTTGTTaagaaaatacagggtgctgaagtttcacattttttccaatttatcttttatagctcccaaaatttttgacatatttggCTTGAATTTTGAGCTTAAATTTATAGTATAATTAGAACGATGTCGTTCACATTATTCCCTGATGATGAGGAATTGGCTAAATCCAAACTATCGACAGAGATGGATGGGTCATGGAGGACCAATTGCTTGACCTCCTCGGTGGCCCGATCTAACGTCtctagatttttatgtttgggGGTTTATGAAGGAAAATGCGTGCTCTCCTTCTGTAAACTCTCAAGCAGAACTCAAAAGGTGAGTAAGAAATTCTGCTCTTCGAATAACTGCTCGGAATTTGGGAAACGTTCAGCGGTCTTTGCTGCGACGTTCAAATCAATGCGTATTGCGTGGTTAAAATCTTGCTGCTAAAAACccggacactctgtatatggaataatggcaaaaacttgttatataattattttatcgaaaaatatttaaagtgaaaGTTTCAAGgctatttttttgtcatttttgataacattgaattttttccttgcCCCACAACAACCCGACAAAGTCCATCTTTCGTTTTGAAATGTGATCCTTTGCTTTTAACTCGTTTTATGGAATCTATACTTATTTGATCGTACAGATGTACCAAGTTTTATTGCGAAGGggtaagaaaaatttcaaggaaaaaattattttccttattttattaaaaaaatgaaattcgatCGGGAAAgcgaaataacaaaaacacccTTGGtatgttttaaacatcaaGTAAATTGCATTCcagaaattccaatttctaattttaaagaaagCAGTACCAACTTTTTGCTTGCTTATCTAGTTTATCACCTCAGTCGTTTCATACATACCCTGTTTCATCACACCTCACGCATAcatttgttttgttaaaaatggtaaatttggCGGGAAAAGAAGGAATTAGTTTGTTAATGGTGATTTGGTATGGAAAGCGACACATGGTCCAACAAAAGGTTATGGCTTTAATGAAGTCTATCCGAATCAGGCCCCCTTATCACAATCTTGtgtattaaaaacattaaaaaaatacatgcaAACTAGAAGTGTCCAAGACAAGCCTTAAACGGGATAAGCGAAATCTGCTACAGTCGTTAATGCCGGACAAGATATTCTATAATGGCTGTGGAAGACAGCCCTAAAAGATCTTCCAGCGACTTGACCGCAAACCATCCAATGTCGAAGTGTCATTGCTCACGattctaaaaaaagaaagatttCACCACCACAAGGTACATTGAATGCAgaaatttaacaaagttgattttaatggaagaatgaattttttcgaaattgtgTCAAGGATTTCTAaagaaaactcaattttttccgataaaatttcattttcaaatcaaGCCACATTTACTTTACATGGAACTTTATCTAAGCGGAAATGCCATTGTCAGTCTCGACGTAACCCTCAGTGGATAAGAGAAGTCCATACGCAAACACCTCAAGAAATCAAAGTACAGGCGGATGTCGCAGGAGataatttaatagaattttcttTCGTAGATGGTAATTTAACCACCATAAAGTACCTTTAATCATTGGAACAACAAATTGTACCTACGTTACggtttgtttatggcgatgaTATTAATTAAGCATGGTTCCAGTAAGACGGAGCACCTCCTCACTTTAAAGCGAAAATTAGAACCTTTTTTAAATCTGGTCTTTCCAAATATGTATAGGCCGATCGGCCGTTGCGATGAAATAAAGTGGCCTGTCCGGTCGCCTGATTTAAAACCTTGCGACTTTTTCCTTTGAGGCCATTTAAAAGATTAAGTTTATAAGGATCgaagaaataatgtaaacGTCTTGAGGGCTCGTATCGTCGGTGTGATGCGATCAATCAGGCCAAACACCTATGTTCAAGTGAGAAAATTATTCATGCAAAGAACAGCACTGTGTTTGAATAACGGCGAAAGACATTTTGAGCAAATGTTTTGAtcattaaataacaataaatttttgtggACAGATAGTTTGTTATTTTAGTTTTCTGAttgtatataattttcttataaaaaataaataaaaaaaaaggaaaataatttttttctcgaaatgtTTCTATCTAATcccaataaaatttgatatgtcTGTATATGCAAATTAAATGAAGTTTTCATGAATCAAATCAGGATAGAGCAAGGCAAAAAAGTTCAAGGTCATTAAATGACAACAAATTAACCTTGTAACTTttacttaaaacattttttgatagagaaattatttaaaacgttGTTGTCATTATGCTATTTTACATGCATAACGGACCCTCAGTACGCagtatttatgatttttttcatgtagTTGTTTAATAGGTCTTAGACAGGGTTTTCTTTCTAAGCGATGTGCCCAAGACATACCTTTACGTGTACGTATTGGTAGCCACCACCGGAAGAGAAAAGTTCGCAGGTACAACTTCAAACATTTCAATAAAGCTGCAGGGAAGTAACGGTGAAAGCTTAGTGagtttttttctcaaacaaaTTAGGTTCTAATTAAGCCGTTTAGGCACATCTGCTGAATTATCCAGATCCGGAGTTGGCGATGCTTCAAAAGGGCACTGAAACTTGGTTTGTGTTGGCCACCTCAGGATGTTTAGGAGAGTTAAAGGCACTTGAAGTATGGTGCGATGCAGTGGGACATGGGACCAAATGGTTGATGTCGTTAGAAATGTATTTGCGCCTTTTGATTTTCATCCTCATCCTAGGCTCTGCTCTAAGTTTGAAGTTTACGACGTACAAACACAAGAATCTTGGACATTTCAGGTTGATAGATGGTTCGATGTGGTCCATGATACTGGCAATACGTTTGTACTTGCACCTATTAAGTCTTCACTAGGGcattttaacaaaacaaaaagtgAAGGACACAAGAAAATTCTTGAGGCCCTTGAGATGTTTTTGTGGAAGTTTGGCAATGAAGTGAATTTATGGGATTTTTCGTAAGCTATTTTAAGTAGTTTCCATCGCTTTAaacagttttgaaattaagcTTTTTCCTGCTTCACGCGAATATTTTGGTAATGTTTGGGAAGATTTTGATGAAATAGTAAAGACGTCGTACAAATGGAAActaaaacaattgaaaaaccaGAACATATGGTAGTTTACCGGTCACAttttagatatacagggtgtccgtttaACAGATCTTTGGAGTCCTGGAAGCTTATATGTgattgcataaataaattaattatgaatatatatatataacatatATGAGGTTAACGaaggtaaatttaaaaattagtaacAGCCCttcagggtgtcccaaaaaggTAGGACGTCATAACGTGTAATTATTTCTAATGAGACCACCTGCATTGTTTCACGTGATACAATTCTCTCTTAATGCATTAGTTCGTAGACATTTTGAACCTTGGGATTTAATGATTCAAagctgtgacttttcaaaaaaattttaatcatttgtAGTacctcataaaaaattaatagagcAATTAACTTAAGTtagattttgatcattttaggTTGGGTCCTTATGTAAGATTCCCTTAGGAGGCGCGAGTATTCATTTAATCAAAAGTACATTCAGGGTATTCACAACTATAACtttgattttcacattttcgatttcaattttcaaaattttttcgaaagggtgatatgtttttttatgacgTAGAATGAAAGAAACTTCAATTTCAGTCACTTTGCTAAAAAATCATGtcatatttagtttaaatattaataaaactatttcAGGATCACCTGCATTCATGGCTAAGTGCCTTAGTGTTTAGCACGCATTGCTACGGTTACGATGCTATGaatggaactcattagccttTATCGACATTTTTCAACTGATGATTTCCTTATTTGCAATTCCTAACTTATTTCTCTTACGCTTGGGTCCTTTTTCAACCtttctttttataattaacGCTTCCTCTCCGTTTAAAACCGCTTCTTTAGACTTTCTGACTCCTTACATCAGGTTGTCCTCTCTTATGAAAATGTCGTGCGTAAACCCGAGAcactaataaacaatttttatcatttgaaCCAATTACATTTAATCAACATTTAAGGTAAATACGATATTCTTTTATACCAAAATGAggaaaactgaattttcttTGATCCTACGTCATActataatatttgaaataatcaagaaaattcaaattgacaagatgaaaattaaagttgttaatATGAACACCCTagtgcaaaaa includes these proteins:
- the LOC136339752 gene encoding polycystin-1-like protein 2, coding for MLELLAPLGYILGGSRKWYPSGKKNFVVWDVMDQNKGPNNLYGLTFKWRCLVLKGTGIYIQNFCKQSYMDKFSYQKRLTIPAGASKVEFSFKFTATIGLKIDTDPKYSITRTQEVSFYENTDGGILSILCIKNCLPKDKTTRPSMSLVLKAVLKKWTLSNEAYLLWSHTLIDNFFYLPAGSDVLMNITYLEYDHSSSFYLRAVVSDGLDLEGKSEEQISEIITNKLDAAMGIIKSGNTGLPLQEVMAIVSEYSKSPHVAKSLKTELDKKVVSALEIIDLDTGDVAQKVMDILALVDERYEKAHPDLTIMALEICMKAQPVLYSEVEHAQNPQSLRIQIEKIIKSISSCSQMGLKENPDSVQTKNLNITIPPTKVPPLPIPMPTEDYPDYMDDEESSDNIAKFEIAAQNMGKMCFSNAEMMVFTMVPEEDPVVTKEGLMDIVAGRMYCREVPYRKMKAGQNYSLWVRPSSRECFQKKIPLVDTLLCTIYENPYWYIDNITLITPVIFLKFLGSGFLRSTESIELGPHFFTVNLPINNSVSIKEEVHQAEMPNKSISSLDEESFYECVSIHRIFVAANQRFTITFKDLLREIEVTVTHFEKPSYQYFKARHTVLSPSRNIIHIREVHDYDCFWFLSVLSQTKGENYKFSVSTAGCLQWNETSRRWEEACVASFGSEFVECSCSSGSILTGFRSGIRVIPENEVLAMEFELELKFCWVIFTVTAITFVIFTAMLLYASFETPYNVLDRVFFLSDVPKTYLYVYVLVATTGREKFAGTTSNISIKLQGSNGESLAHLLNYPDPELAMLQKGTETWFVLATSGCLGELKALEVWCDAVGHGTKWLCSKFEVYDVQTQESWTFQVDRWFDVVHDTGNTFVLAPIKSSLGHFNKTKSEGHKKILEALEMFLWKFGNEVNLWDFSRTDPGLNRKERSVLIFSSVLSIYLITMLIYFVPRFDESDTIDQHNFGFDWKLILTPIAANLAIIIPHFFLVHMIKKRQLNKGIYSRKLAKISWVVVVIIATLSMTVLTIAGFWVPQNSSWLWLLSVALGIIFNIFVVQNVLRMFYGWFVRMPSMIQTFTSLLQKIMKYVELQRVFIYKRFGALGLRPFLRHLYFALDPITEKERQKWEKTKEKVKEILEDLLMITLYITLLYVVLMFDRNDQAVYNNQEVERLLTGKMIGKQMNVNYVKDIESYVADILLPSIQSENWYGKFVQNNPGMTKDFSNKYLGLIRLRQHRTREIPCKLPEVMLLLDHTTCRSDFRDFPEKDDFSRGWHDLNDLSNISTERMSNAWRYSNDHVAGTWKQAGEFATYPGGGYVAPLGRNLKNSLVNLKYLQKHQWLDGRTSSLFIEFLIYNPNVNLFSGVTVIFEVNPAGRIMTEFKIQTRKLLMIDKTNIMTRNVVSILFGLVILAVMTRICKKIAKKKKAYFYNVWSILDVIIVLLTFLSMYLYYARLSRIRTYVSTLSTTKNNEFVNYFDLFGADNTLTLMSATLVFVATLRIWKLLRFMVIVKIAEKTIKDAGLSLLICLTYQLLLLVAFSFGGIDLFGGESKDFRNLHTTFTNLLLMSLNLCPNFNLVALYRHPLGVAFYISFMLVSFFFFNIYIAIISLHYADAKNFYLDDSSSVHKYLVEKWTYYKYLLLTKVAKLRGGQDTTKNSLLIIKPKYGERYENCFAIPKERLDAMALITICVLRNIEKERVVDFELISKTIMALFTKESSRKEMFFPTGDSRNITFVDDRKICQIADICEVLANFCVPMRRAARGQHASAIERRLNRLDTLIENAKILLSVVNNIKIK